The Calliphora vicina chromosome 3, idCalVici1.1, whole genome shotgun sequence genome contains a region encoding:
- the CSN3 gene encoding COP9 signalosome complex subunit 3 isoform X1: MASALENFVNSVRSRSSSGAFEELATHLLDSVDILTKNWNILDNVLETLDIQQHSLGVLYVLIAKFNSIANSNADVNALYKSFKDFIEQCNTYQVGLAAHAYYELCHLFTNTMVTQPSCIHGLNVLATAINKIRTSESQLTPIHADLCQLSLKSKCFRVALKYLDVDITTISTSSETRGQNQTLNFLYCFYQDVTNHDAKYFLLYYYYGGMIYTAIKNYERALYFFEVCISTPAMAMSYIMLEAYKKFILVSLILHGKIIPIPKYSSQVISRFMKPIAQVYHTLAVAYATTSSEELRNCIVKYSETFQRDNNMGLVKQVATSLYKKNIQRLTKTFLTLSLSDVASRVQLPSAAAAEKYILNMIKSGEIYATINQKDGMVVFKDDPEKYNSPEMFLKIQKDMDNVMALVKQLNKMEEEIILNPMYIKKAVGNQDDDLASQHAKAFAGDPID, translated from the exons atggCCAGCGccttagaaaattttgtgaatagtGTGAGAAGCCGTAGTTCATCGG GTGCCTTTGAAGAACTGGCAACACATTTATTAGATTCTGTGGatattttaaccaaaaactggAATATACTCGATAATGTCCTGGAGACATTAGATATACAACAGCATTCGTTGGGTGTGCTTTATGTGCTAATTGCTAAATTTAATAGCATTGCG AACTCCAATGCTGATGTGAATGCGCTATATAAAtcgtttaaagattttatagaaCAATGTAATACTTACCAAGTTGGTTTAGCTGCCCATGCTT ATTATGAATTGTGTCATCTATTTACGAACACCATGGTGACACAGCCAAGTTGTATTCACGGTTTGAATGTTTTAGCAACAGCCATTAATAAAATACGCACTTCAGAGTCTCAACTAACACCCATACATGCTGATCTCTGTCAGTtaagtctaaaatcaaaatgttttagaGTTGCTCTAAAATATTTAGATGTCGATATAACAACAATATCAACATCATCCGAAACTAGAGGGCAAAATCAAACG ttaaattttttatattgtttttatcaGGATGTCACCAATCATGATGCCAAATATTTCTTACTGTACTACTACTATGGTGGCATGATTTATACGGCTATAAAGAATTACGAAAGAGCATTATACTTTTTTGAAGTTTGTATATCAACTCCTGCCATGGCGATGTCTTATATAATGCTAGAagcatataaaaaattcatattggTTTCATTGATACTCCATGGCAAG aTCATACCCATACCAAAATATTCTTCTCAAGTTATATCGCGTTTTATGAAACCAATTGCTCAGGTTTATCATACATTAGCCGTTGCATACGCCACCACCTCCAGTGAAGAACTACGAAATTGCATTGTTAAATATAGTGAGACATTTCAACGTGATAATAATATGGGTCTAGTTAAGCAG gTCGCTACTTCAttgtataagaaaaatattcaaagattgacaaaaacatttttaacactATCCTTATCTGATGTTGCTAGTAGAGTTCAATTACCATCTGCTGCCGCagctgaaaaatatattttgaatatg aTAAAATCTGGTGAAATTTATGCAACTATAAATCAAAAAGATGGCATGGTTGTCTTTAAAGACGATCCAGAAAAATACAATTCACCTGAAATGTTccttaaaatacaaaaagacaTGGATAATGTAATGGCATtagttaaacaattaaataaaatggaagaagaaattatattaaatccCATG TACATAAAAAAAGCAGTTGGCAATCAAGATGATGATTTAGCGTCTCAGCATGCAAAAGCTTTTGCGGG CGATCCCATTGATTGA
- the CSN3 gene encoding COP9 signalosome complex subunit 3 isoform X2, translating to MASALENFVNSVRSRSSSGAFEELATHLLDSVDILTKNWNILDNVLETLDIQQHSLGVLYVLIAKFNSIANSNADVNALYKSFKDFIEQCNTYQVGLAAHAYYELCHLFTNTMVTQPSCIHGLNVLATAINKIRTSESQLTPIHADLCQLSLKSKCFRVALKYLDVDITTISTSSETRGQNQTDVTNHDAKYFLLYYYYGGMIYTAIKNYERALYFFEVCISTPAMAMSYIMLEAYKKFILVSLILHGKIIPIPKYSSQVISRFMKPIAQVYHTLAVAYATTSSEELRNCIVKYSETFQRDNNMGLVKQVATSLYKKNIQRLTKTFLTLSLSDVASRVQLPSAAAAEKYILNMIKSGEIYATINQKDGMVVFKDDPEKYNSPEMFLKIQKDMDNVMALVKQLNKMEEEIILNPMYIKKAVGNQDDDLASQHAKAFAGDPID from the exons atggCCAGCGccttagaaaattttgtgaatagtGTGAGAAGCCGTAGTTCATCGG GTGCCTTTGAAGAACTGGCAACACATTTATTAGATTCTGTGGatattttaaccaaaaactggAATATACTCGATAATGTCCTGGAGACATTAGATATACAACAGCATTCGTTGGGTGTGCTTTATGTGCTAATTGCTAAATTTAATAGCATTGCG AACTCCAATGCTGATGTGAATGCGCTATATAAAtcgtttaaagattttatagaaCAATGTAATACTTACCAAGTTGGTTTAGCTGCCCATGCTT ATTATGAATTGTGTCATCTATTTACGAACACCATGGTGACACAGCCAAGTTGTATTCACGGTTTGAATGTTTTAGCAACAGCCATTAATAAAATACGCACTTCAGAGTCTCAACTAACACCCATACATGCTGATCTCTGTCAGTtaagtctaaaatcaaaatgttttagaGTTGCTCTAAAATATTTAGATGTCGATATAACAACAATATCAACATCATCCGAAACTAGAGGGCAAAATCAAACG GATGTCACCAATCATGATGCCAAATATTTCTTACTGTACTACTACTATGGTGGCATGATTTATACGGCTATAAAGAATTACGAAAGAGCATTATACTTTTTTGAAGTTTGTATATCAACTCCTGCCATGGCGATGTCTTATATAATGCTAGAagcatataaaaaattcatattggTTTCATTGATACTCCATGGCAAG aTCATACCCATACCAAAATATTCTTCTCAAGTTATATCGCGTTTTATGAAACCAATTGCTCAGGTTTATCATACATTAGCCGTTGCATACGCCACCACCTCCAGTGAAGAACTACGAAATTGCATTGTTAAATATAGTGAGACATTTCAACGTGATAATAATATGGGTCTAGTTAAGCAG gTCGCTACTTCAttgtataagaaaaatattcaaagattgacaaaaacatttttaacactATCCTTATCTGATGTTGCTAGTAGAGTTCAATTACCATCTGCTGCCGCagctgaaaaatatattttgaatatg aTAAAATCTGGTGAAATTTATGCAACTATAAATCAAAAAGATGGCATGGTTGTCTTTAAAGACGATCCAGAAAAATACAATTCACCTGAAATGTTccttaaaatacaaaaagacaTGGATAATGTAATGGCATtagttaaacaattaaataaaatggaagaagaaattatattaaatccCATG TACATAAAAAAAGCAGTTGGCAATCAAGATGATGATTTAGCGTCTCAGCATGCAAAAGCTTTTGCGGG CGATCCCATTGATTGA
- the LOC135954539 gene encoding PR domain zinc finger protein 5 translates to MSREPEDIFFHPSNSNDEIETNDQDNDDSSTRIILVCFLCFRQYDLEEDLRGHMIEYHKYKLTDEPSREIPEVETKETTEEIVQVELVPSPKVEQQNEVVKHVMESEMKPVPFKDFRLILRSNMSLKCTKYTNCIYKFETPEKLQQHMDCHATSKSSFQCLVCSVGLNNWRRCSAHLWKMHQLDVDLLKCPICGFKSHASALVWRHMRVHKKWRPRVLRSLKAVKKRRLEALKQNEQPIEPPTPKVSTPRKNKYYSEKTCEICERKFVNGKTLSKHIKTVHNKIKPFNCNVCGKKTARKASLIIHMRQHTGEKPLSCKSCKFSTRDPSVLHKHQMRHELAGKLKCALCDYTCIQTNALKRHIRLNHTEYYKQISCDLCSFVTITVNKLKAHKEDHRKGLINANSEDSMPARKMVKNNEVSTDCFLPLESIDSLPHEPAVDTGGVTIPAPSEDSQFPTYLNN, encoded by the exons ATGTCTAGAGAACCtgaagatattttttttcatccTTCCAACTCCAATGATGAAATAGAAACGAATGATCAAGACAATGATGATTCGTCTACACGTATAATACTGGTATGTTTCTTATGCTTTCGACAATATGATTTAGAAGAAGACTTGCGTGGTCATATGATTGAGTATCACAAATATAAACTCACCGATGAGCCTTCCCGGGAAATACCTGAAGTAGAAACTAAAGAGACCACAGAGGAAATAGTGCAAGTTGAATTAGTTCCATCCCCAAAAGTAGAGCAACAAAATGAGGTAGTGAAACATGTCATGGAATCCGAAATGAAACCTGTGCCATTTAAAGATTTTCGTTTAATTCTAAGAAGTAACATGTCCTTGAAATGCACCAAATATACCAATTGTATATACAAGTTTGAAACACCAGAGAAACTGCAACAACACATGGATTGTCATGCCACTAGTAAGTCATCATTCCAGTGTTTAGTTTGTTCTGTGGGACTAAATAATTGGAGACGTTGTTCGGCTCATTTGTGGAAAATGCATCAATTGGATGTGGATTTATTGAAATGTCCCATATGTGGGTTTAAATCGCATGCTTCGG CTCTAGTATGGCGCCATATGAGAGTACATAAAAAGTGGCGTCCGCGTGTTTTGCGTTCTTTGAAGGCTGTAAAAAAACGACGTTTAGAAGCTTTAAAGCAAAACGAACAGCCTATAGAGCCACCAACTCCCAAAGTGTCAACACCCAGAAAAAACAAATACTATTCCGAAAAGACGTGTGAGATTTGCGAACGTAAATTTGTAAATGGCAAAACATTGTCGAAGCACATTAAAACAGTGCACAATAAAATCAAACCATTCAATTGCAATGTCTGTGGCAAGAAAACCGCCAGAAAAGCCAGTTTAATA ATTCACATGCGTCAACATACCGGTGAGAAACCTTTATCGTGTAAATCATGTAAATTTTCCACCCGTGATCCCAGTGTCTTGCACAAGCATCAAATGCGTCATGAACTTGCTGGAAAATTGAAATGTGCTTTGTGTGATTACACCTGTATTCAGACGAATGCCCTTAAACGTCATATACGTTTAAATCATACAGAATATTACAAGCAAATATCTTGTGATTTATGTAGTTTTGTTACCATCACCGTGAACAAGTTAAAGGCTCACAAGGAAGATCATCGCAAAGGTTTAATCAATGCTAACAGTGAAGATTCAATGCCGGCCAGAAAGATGGTGAAAAATAATGag GTTTCCACCGACTGTTTCTTACCTTTGGAAAGCATTGATTCACTGCCCCACGAGCCGGCTGTTGACACTGGAGGCGTTACCATACCCGCTCCCTCGGAGGACTCACAATTTCCCacctatttaaataattaa